A single genomic interval of Barnesiella intestinihominis YIT 11860 harbors:
- a CDS encoding acyltransferase: protein MIKNRNYSLDLLRVIACYLVIQQHASEFYYIGEGGTVVTGSNTFWIGIITTLCRSSVPLFVMLSGFLLLPMQDKISTFFRKRFTRIVYPFIAWCVLYAGYYVLSRGDSFSQMALNILHIPVNFGCEIGHLWYIYMLIGLYLVTPIISPWLQQASKRELEGYLGLWIITTFLPYIHLVYPEVLGEAFWNDTPLLYYFTGFIGYFILGYYLKRFGYPSAALSWIILIVGFALSAGIFCSRIDTVPTVPELELSWGFCTVNVFLMTLGLFSLIGRLSLKGKNAACKLLSDISIKSYGMYLAHILFLNFYYGLFKSISDAAYVTIPLIAVCTFITVYIFVYLLSYLPKSKYIIG, encoded by the coding sequence ATGATTAAGAATCGCAATTATTCACTCGATTTATTGAGAGTTATTGCCTGTTACTTGGTCATTCAACAACATGCCAGCGAATTTTACTATATAGGAGAAGGAGGAACGGTTGTTACCGGAAGCAATACTTTTTGGATTGGTATCATAACCACATTATGCCGATCATCTGTACCTCTATTCGTCATGCTGTCGGGATTCTTGTTACTCCCTATGCAAGACAAAATTTCTACATTTTTTCGCAAGCGTTTCACCCGAATCGTATATCCATTCATCGCATGGTGTGTATTATATGCCGGATACTACGTATTAAGCCGTGGGGATTCTTTTAGCCAAATGGCACTTAATATTTTACACATTCCTGTGAATTTCGGGTGTGAAATAGGTCATTTATGGTATATTTACATGTTAATCGGGCTCTATCTGGTAACCCCGATTATTTCCCCCTGGTTACAACAAGCCTCTAAACGAGAACTGGAAGGATATCTCGGCTTGTGGATAATCACAACTTTTCTCCCGTATATTCATTTAGTTTATCCCGAAGTGCTTGGCGAAGCATTCTGGAACGACACACCGTTGCTCTATTACTTCACGGGATTCATCGGATACTTCATTTTAGGATATTATCTGAAAAGATTCGGCTATCCTTCTGCGGCATTATCTTGGATAATACTCATAGTCGGTTTCGCGCTCTCGGCCGGGATTTTCTGTTCACGTATCGATACGGTTCCCACTGTGCCCGAATTGGAGCTTAGTTGGGGATTCTGTACGGTAAATGTATTCCTGATGACATTAGGCCTCTTCTCTCTAATCGGCCGATTATCTTTAAAAGGGAAAAATGCAGCCTGCAAACTGCTGTCGGATATATCGATAAAAAGCTATGGAATGTACTTAGCCCACATTCTGTTTCTAAATTTCTATTATGGACTATTCAAGTCTATCTCGGATGCGGCCTATGTCACAATTCCCTTGATCGCCGTGTGTACATTTATTACGGTTTACATATTCGTATATTTGTTATCCTACCTGCCCAAAAGCAAGTATATCATAGGATAA
- the gap gene encoding type I glyceraldehyde-3-phosphate dehydrogenase produces MIKVGINGFGRIGRFVFRAAQTRNDIQIVGINDLCPVDYLAYMLKYDTMHGQFDGTIEANVEKSQLIVNGKTIRVTAEKNPADLKWNEVGAEYVVESTGLFLTKEKAQAHIEAGAKYVVMSAPSKDDTPMFVCGVNENTYVKGTQFVSNASCTTNCLAPIAKVLNDKFGILDGLMTTVHSTTATQKTVDGPSMKDWRGGRAASGNIIPSSTGAAKAVGKVIPTLNGKLTGMSMRVPTLDVSVVDLTVNLAKPATYAEICAAMKEASEGELKGILGYTEDAVVSSDFLGDTRTSIFDAKAGIALTDTFVKVVSWYDNEIGYSNKVLDLIAHMAKVNG; encoded by the coding sequence ATGATTAAAGTAGGTATCAATGGTTTTGGCCGCATCGGACGTTTCGTTTTCCGTGCAGCACAAACAAGAAACGACATCCAAATCGTAGGTATTAACGACCTTTGCCCAGTTGACTATTTGGCATACATGTTGAAATATGACACTATGCACGGACAATTCGATGGAACTATCGAAGCGAATGTTGAAAAAAGTCAATTGATTGTAAACGGAAAAACTATTCGTGTTACAGCCGAAAAAAATCCTGCCGATTTGAAATGGAATGAAGTAGGTGCTGAATATGTTGTAGAATCTACCGGTCTTTTCTTGACCAAAGAAAAAGCTCAAGCTCATATCGAAGCCGGTGCTAAATACGTAGTTATGTCCGCTCCTTCCAAAGACGATACTCCTATGTTCGTTTGCGGTGTTAACGAAAATACTTACGTTAAAGGTACTCAATTCGTTTCCAATGCTTCTTGTACAACCAACTGCTTGGCTCCTATCGCCAAAGTATTGAACGACAAATTCGGTATTCTCGATGGTTTGATGACTACCGTTCACTCTACTACCGCTACTCAAAAAACGGTTGACGGTCCTTCTATGAAAGACTGGCGTGGTGGTCGTGCCGCTTCTGGCAACATCATTCCTTCTTCTACGGGAGCTGCCAAAGCCGTAGGAAAAGTAATCCCCACTTTGAACGGAAAATTGACAGGTATGTCTATGCGTGTTCCGACTTTGGACGTTTCGGTTGTCGATTTAACAGTTAACTTGGCTAAACCGGCTACTTATGCAGAAATCTGCGCTGCTATGAAAGAGGCTTCCGAAGGCGAATTGAAAGGCATTCTCGGTTATACCGAAGACGCTGTTGTATCTTCTGACTTCTTGGGTGATACTCGCACTTCTATTTTCGACGCAAAAGCTGGTATAGCTCTGACCGACACATTCGTAAAAGTCGTTTCTTGGTATGACAACGAAATCGGTTATTCTAACAAAGTACTCGATTTGATTGCCCACATGGCAAAAGTTAACGGATAA
- the mscL gene encoding large-conductance mechanosensitive channel protein MscL, protein MMKSSFLADFKKFAMRGNVIDMAVGVIIGGAFGKIVSSVVADIIMPPLGLLIGGVNFTDLKWVMKGPEVVDGVEQAAVTLNYGNFLQATFDFLIIAFSIFLFIRLLTKLTEKKKEEQTAPAPAPAPAPAPSEEVKLLSEIRDLLKKNEE, encoded by the coding sequence ATTATGAAAAGTTCATTTTTAGCAGACTTTAAAAAATTTGCCATGCGAGGCAATGTCATCGACATGGCTGTCGGTGTAATTATCGGTGGCGCTTTTGGAAAAATCGTATCTTCGGTTGTCGCCGATATCATCATGCCACCTCTCGGGTTACTGATCGGCGGTGTCAACTTTACAGATTTAAAATGGGTGATGAAAGGGCCTGAAGTAGTCGATGGGGTAGAACAGGCTGCGGTTACACTTAATTATGGTAATTTTTTACAAGCAACCTTCGACTTTTTGATTATTGCTTTTTCTATTTTCTTGTTTATTCGACTTTTGACGAAGTTAACGGAAAAGAAAAAGGAAGAACAAACGGCTCCTGCTCCTGCTCCTGCTCCTGCCCCGGCTCCTTCCGAAGAGGTGAAATTGTTGTCGGAAATTCGGGACTTGTTAAAGAAAAACGAAGAATGA
- the panB gene encoding 3-methyl-2-oxobutanoate hydroxymethyltransferase, with protein sequence MSTYTEDTRKVTTHRLMEMKLRGEKISMLTAYDFSMATLIDQAGIDVILVGDSASNVMAGNVTTLPITLDQMIYHGKSVVRAVKRALVVVDMPFGSYQGNSKEAVASAIRIMKETHADCVKMEGGAEIRESIERILSAGIPVMGHLGLTPQSINKFGTYTVRAREEAEANKLIEDAHLLEEIGCFSLVLEKIPAALATRVAQEVTIPVIGIGAGGGVDGQVLVMHDMLGINKGFSPRFLRRYADLSTTITEAVQAYVKDVKTQDFPNEKEQY encoded by the coding sequence ATGTCTACATATACCGAAGATACTCGTAAAGTAACGACTCACCGCCTGATGGAAATGAAACTCCGCGGCGAAAAAATTTCGATGTTAACCGCCTATGACTTTTCAATGGCGACTCTTATAGACCAAGCCGGAATCGATGTCATTCTGGTAGGCGACTCAGCATCCAATGTAATGGCCGGAAATGTAACGACGTTACCTATTACTCTCGACCAAATGATTTATCATGGGAAATCGGTTGTCCGAGCCGTTAAACGTGCCTTAGTCGTCGTCGATATGCCATTCGGCTCCTATCAGGGCAATTCCAAAGAAGCTGTTGCCTCGGCAATCAGAATCATGAAAGAGACGCATGCCGACTGTGTAAAGATGGAAGGCGGAGCCGAAATCCGTGAATCCATCGAGCGCATACTCAGTGCCGGGATACCCGTTATGGGGCATTTAGGTCTGACACCACAATCCATTAACAAATTCGGTACATATACCGTTCGTGCTCGTGAAGAGGCAGAAGCCAATAAACTCATCGAGGATGCTCATCTTCTCGAAGAGATAGGGTGTTTCAGTCTTGTTCTCGAAAAGATTCCGGCAGCATTGGCCACCCGGGTAGCTCAGGAAGTAACCATTCCGGTCATCGGTATCGGAGCCGGTGGTGGTGTAGACGGACAAGTCCTCGTCATGCACGACATGTTAGGCATCAACAAAGGTTTTTCCCCACGGTTCCTTCGTCGATACGCCGATCTAAGTACAACGATCACCGAAGCGGTACAAGCCTACGTAAAAGACGTGAAAACACAAGATTTTCCCAATGAAAAAGAACAATACTAA